The genomic window CGGCCCGGGTGGATGACGGAGGAGGAGTACGCGGCGCTGCCGGAGGAGATCCTGGTCCGCGAGCTGCGGTACGAGGTGGCGACGCCGGGCTACCGCGTGCGCCGTGTGACGCTGGCGACGACGCTGCTGGACGCGGCGGCGTACCCGGCCGTCGAGCTGGCGGAGCTGTACTACCGGAGGTGGCGGGTGGAGCACAATCTCCGAAACATGAAAATCACGATGAACATGGATGTTCTCAAGTGCACGACCGTCGATGGGGTGCTGAAGGAGCTGGCGATGTACGCGATCGCCTACAACCTGGTGCGCTCGGCGATGCTGGAGTCGGCGCGGCTGCAGCGGGTGGACCCGGACCGGATCAGCCTGATCGACGGCCTCCGCTGGCTGACCGCCCCGGCGGGCGAGTGCGAGTCGCCGGTGCTGGTCGTCAACCCGTCGCGCCGCGGCCGCTACGAGCCGCGCGTGAAGAAGCGCCGGCCCAAGCAGTACCTGCGGATGACCAAGCCCCGGCGGGAATACCACAAAGATCTTCTACAGCAATGGGTTGCGGCTTAAGTTTGTGGCATTCGGGTCATTCTGGTCCATGGTGGAAGTTCAGGAAGATTGAGCAACCTCTGATTCGGGGGACCGCCTCTCCAATGGCCCTTTGACTTCAAATGAGCAGCGGGCTACCCAGATTGCCCGGCCGCCGGTCATAAACCAGAATGACCTTGCGCCAAGTGAAGCCTGTGGAAAGGAGGATGAGCTCGAACTCGGAAACCTTTCGTCGGAGCCCTGCGGGTAACCAATCCCGCCTGGCAGAGCCGGGCCAGCAGCCAGAAGCGAGTCTTGCGTGGCGATGGGGCGACCCATCCCGCGAAGCGTAGACAGCCAGGCCGAAGGTCGTGTGATTGAGCCCCGAAAATGGAAGGCGCGGGGAGCCCTCGTCGTGGTCATGGGCGGGGGCCGCGCCGGGCGTCGCCGCACCTGGTCCCGCAGGGCGCGCCCGGTCCCGCCGGGGTCGGAGAGCACGGGCAACGGCCATCAGGTTTCCCCGGGAACTTGGGAGGCCCCGACGTCTCCATCGAAGCTCCGGATCGGGAGGCCGGATGACCAAACTCCCAGGCCCCCGGCGGGTCGCCCACGGCCGAGGGGAGCGAATCACGGGTGGAGCGATGGTATCGGGCTCGCGAAGGTAACGAAGCGGGCCGAGACGGGCGGCGGGGAGTCGGAGCGCCTCGCAGTACCGACGAGGCGGGGGAACCACACCGGAGGGACCCCGCGGAGGGAAGGGGGCGTCGGATCATGACACCGTCGGAGCGAAACATGGCGGGTGCATCGGAACCCGTGGACGTGTCCACGAAACGACGACGGATCGCGGAACTCGCTCGACGGGGCCCCGGGATGGGGTTCACGTCCCTGGCCCATCACATCGATGTCGCCTGGCTCCACCAGGCGTACCGGCGGACCCGCAAGGATGGCGCGACCGGCGTGGACGGGCAGACCGGCGAGGACTATGCGGCGGACCTGATGGGCAACCTCGGGTCGTTGCTGGACCGAGCCCAGTCCGGCATGTACGTGGCGCCCCCGGTGCGACGGACCTACATCCCCAAGGCCGGCTCGGCCACCGAGACCCGGCCGCTGGGGATCCCGACCTTCGAAGACAAGGTGCTTCAACGGGCGGTGGCCATGGTGCTGGAGGCCATCTATGAGCAGGACTTCCTGGACTGCTCCTACGGCTTCCGGCCCGGTCGGTCGGCGCACCAGGCGCTGGACGCCATCTGGCATCAGGCGATGGACATGGGAGGGGGCTAGATCCTGGACGTGGACATCCGGAAGTTCTTCGACACGATCGACCACGGCCATCTTCGGGAGTTCCTCGGGCGACGGGTGCGAGACGGTATGCTGCTGCGACTGATCGGCAAATGGCTCAACGCGGGGGTCCTCGAGGACGGCTGCGTCACGCATCCGGAATCGGGGGCGCCGCAGGGAGGTGTGGTGTCCCCCTTGCTCGCGAACCTGTTCCTGCACTACGTGCTGGACGAGTGGTTCGAGCGCGAGGTCAAGCCCCGCCTCCGCGGGAGGGCCTTCCTGGTTCGCTACGCGGACGACTTCGTCATGGGTTTCACCCACGAGTCCGACGCGCGGCAGGTCCTGGAGGTGCTCCCGAAGCGATTCGCCAGATACGGACTGACGATCCACCCCGACAAGACGCGGTTGGTGCCGTTCGAGCGGCCCGACCGCGACGCGCGCAAGCCCGGATCGGGAGGGCAGATTCCCGGGACGTTCGACTTCCTGGGGTTCACGCACTTCTGGACGCGGTCGAGGCGCGGGGTCCCGGTCGTGAGGCAGAAGACCGCACGAAGTCGCCTCGGCCGGGGGCTGGCCGCGATCTCGGAGTGGTGCCGGCTCAACCGGCACCTCCCGCTCGAGGACCAGCACCGCACACTGAGCCAGAAGCTGCGGGGCCATTTCGCCTACTACGGGATCACGGGCAACTCTGCTGCCCTGAGCCTGTTCCGGCACCTGGCCACCTGCATCTGGAGGCGATGGCTCTCCCGACAGCGTCGGGATAGAGACACCCCATGGGCGGAATTCAATCGGCTGCTGAAGCGTTACCCGCTCCCGCCGCCGATCCCGATCCATTCCGTGTGCCGTCCCGCAGCGAGTTCATGACCCGAGGAGCCGTATGCACGAAAGTGCACGTACGGATCTGTGGGAGCCCCGGGGGAGCAATCCCCCGGGGCGACCCGGCCCTTTGGCTTCCTCTGGGGTCAGCCGCAGGCCGGTCGTCCGCTCGAGGACGCGGCAGGCCGCCCGCATCGTCAGGCCTTCGTGCTTCTGCAGCGTCGCGGCCAGGGCGGCGGCCCGCGGGCACAGGCGCACCCCGGCGGCGCCGGTGGCGCCGGAGGTCTTCAGGGGGTGGGTGCTGTGGACCTCGCCGCAGCGGGGGCAATGGCCGCGGTAGGTGACCAGGCGGGTGACGCGGGGCCGGGCCGGGGGGACCTCCTCGATGAGCTGCTCGAGGGGCTCGACCGCCTCGACGGCGCCGCCGCACCCGGGGCAGGCCGGCAGCGGGACCTCGACCTGCTCGTCGATGTGCTCGGGCGCGGCGCGGCGGGCGCCGGGTGCCCTTCGGGCCGCCCGGGCCGCTTGCGGGAGGCCTCGGGGACCTTGCGAGAGCCCCGGCGGCGGAACGGGGCGGCCTGCCGGGCCGCGGCTCGCCGGGCCTCCTCGAGCTGGTCCTGCAACGTCTTGTTGTGCCCCTCCAGCTCGGCGAGCCGCCGCTCGAGCTCGGCGACCGTGGCGCGGAGCGACCGGTTCTCCTGAAGGAGTTGCTCGACAAGCGCCGAAGGCTCTGCCGGTATGCGCTCGTGCGCCGTCATGATCCGCCCCCGAAGTGGACAGGATCCAGCAATTAGCCTCTCGCCCGGCCTACGTCAACTACCTACCCGCTAAACACGTACATTGGGAAAACCAAAAACCAGACCTGACCCCGTGGAGGTGATGACCCCGTGGAGGTGACCCCTGACCCCGTGGAGGTGACCCCGTGGAGGTTAGGGCCCGGGCAAAAATAAAGTCGTCAGATTTTGCTGGAATGTGGCTTGATGGTGTAATTCCATTCGCCGTGGAATTGAGCCGGTCTGAGATGGACCTTCGCCAACTGCTCATCGGTGACCGTGAGGCCCGTCTCGTACTTGGCTTCGTCGACGGCGGCCTTCACGATCAGGTCCTTCGTCGTTCGCGTGGCGGCGATGAGGTTGACGATCACCTGGATGCTCACCAGCGGCTTCCCCCGCCAGTTCTGCGTGATGAAGCAGGACAGCCGGTGCTCCACCTTGTTCCACTTGCTTGTCCCGGGCGGGAAGTGGCTCACCGTCAGCTTCAGGCCGATCGCATCGGCCAGCCCTTGCAACGCGACCTTCCACAGTCGCGTCCGGTAGCTGTTGCTCCCGCCGCCATCGGCCGTGATGAACAGCCCCGTGGCCCGGGGGAATCGCTGGCTACCCATCTCCTCCCACCACCGGCGGATGCTCGCGGTCGCGAAATAGGCCGTGTCGTGGTCGACGCCGACGCTCACCCAGCCCTGGTTGTGGGTCACGTCGTAGACGCCGTAGGGGATCGCCTTGCCGAGTCCCTTGTCCTGGAAGTCGTGGACCCGGACCTCTTCGGGCTCCCCCTCGGGATGCCATTCGCGACCGCCGTTCCTGAAGTCCCCCACCAGCTCCTTCTTCTTCGTGTCCACCGAGATCACCGGCTGCCGACGCCTCTGGAATCGCGTCGCCTGGGCGTTGATGAACTCGAACTGCGCGTTGCGGTCGGGATGCTGGTCCCCCTCTCGCGTCTTGCGGTTGGCTTGCAGGCTGTAGCCGGCCTCGTGGAGCAGCCAGGCCACCGTGCGATAGCCGACCCGATGCCCCTGGCCGGCCAACTCCGTCGCCAGCCGCCGCGTGCTCTTGCACGTCCAGCGCAGCGGCGACATCGAGTCGCCGCGCGTCAACGGCTCCAGCAACGCCTCCAGTGCCGCGGCCAAGGTCGGGTCCGATTCGGTCGCCCGCTTGCGCCCCGCGCCGCCGCGCCGAAGCCGCTCGGAGACGGGCTCGTCCGGGTGGCGATCCCGATACTCCAGCTCGCGCAAGCCCGCCGCGATCGTGTCGCGAGCCAGCCCTGTAGCCCTCGCGACCGCCGTGACGCCCCCGTATCCGTAATCGCGCGCCTCGGTCGCGGCCCACTGTCGCTTTATAATGGACCCCGGAAATCGGACCACTCGGTAAGTTATCCTTGAGGGCAACTCATCGAGGGCGCGACATGGGACAGATCCGCAAGCGGCATTCGGCGGCGTTCAAGGCCAAGGTAGCCCTGGAGGCCGCCAAGCAGCAGAAGATGGTCAGCGAGCTGGCCAAGGAGCATCAGGTCCATCCGGTGCAGATCAGCCAGTGGAAGAAGCAGCTCCTCGACGGCATCGAGGGGCTCTTCGAGCCCGCCTCGGCGCCCCGCCGACCCGACCCCGACAAGCTCCAGGCCGAGCTCTACGAGCAGATCGGCCGGCTCCAGATGGAGCTGTCCTGGGTGGAAAAAAAACTCGGCGCCTGACGCGGCGGCGCGGCGCCTCCTGATCGAGCCCGATCACCCGGGCCTGAGCGTGCGCCGCCAGTGCCAGCTGCTGGGGATCAACCGCTCCGGCCTCTACTACGAGCCGGCGACGGAGTCCGAGGCGAACTTGCGGCTGATGCGGATGATCGACGAGCAGTACCTGCGCACGCCGTTCTACGGCAGCCGCCGCATGGCGGCCCACCTGACGGCCCTGGGGGAGCCGGTCAATCGCAAGCGGGCGCAGCGGCTGATGACGACCATGGGCCTGGAGGCGATCTACCCGAGGCCGAGGACCACCACGAGGAGCCCCGACCATAAGATCTACCCCTACCTGCTGCGCGACGTGACGATCGACCGATGCGACCAGGTCTGGTCGACCGACGTGACCTACCTGCCCCTGGAGGGGGGCTACATGTTCCTGGCGGCGGTGATCGACTGGCACAGCCGCTTCGTCCTGTCGTGGAGGCTGTCGAACACGCTCGACGGCCGGTTCTGCCTGGAGGCATTGGAGGCGGCCCTGGGAGGGGGGCGGCCGGAGGTCTTCAACACCGACCAGGGCTCGCAGTTCACGGCGCGGGCCCTCACGGGGAGGCTGGAGGAGGCGGGGGTGGCGGTGAGCATGGACGGCCGCGGGCGGGCGCTGGACAACGTGTTCATCGAGCGGCTGTGGCGGTCGCTGAAATACGAGGAGGTGTACTTAAAGTCATATCGAGATGTGATGGAGATGGAGGCCGGGCTGGGCGGCTGGTTCTCGTTCTACAACCACGAGCGGCCGCATCAGGCCCTGGGCTACCGGACGCC from Aquisphaera giovannonii includes these protein-coding regions:
- a CDS encoding group II intron maturase-specific domain-containing protein yields the protein MRQKTARSRLGRGLAAISEWCRLNRHLPLEDQHRTLSQKLRGHFAYYGITGNSAALSLFRHLATCIWRRWLSRQRRDRDTPWAEFNRLLKRYPLPPPIPIHSVCRPAASS
- a CDS encoding ISAzo13 family transposase, translated to MVRFPGSIIKRQWAATEARDYGYGGVTAVARATGLARDTIAAGLRELEYRDRHPDEPVSERLRRGGAGRKRATESDPTLAAALEALLEPLTRGDSMSPLRWTCKSTRRLATELAGQGHRVGYRTVAWLLHEAGYSLQANRKTREGDQHPDRNAQFEFINAQATRFQRRRQPVISVDTKKKELVGDFRNGGREWHPEGEPEEVRVHDFQDKGLGKAIPYGVYDVTHNQGWVSVGVDHDTAYFATASIRRWWEEMGSQRFPRATGLFITADGGGSNSYRTRLWKVALQGLADAIGLKLTVSHFPPGTSKWNKVEHRLSCFITQNWRGKPLVSIQVIVNLIAATRTTKDLIVKAAVDEAKYETGLTVTDEQLAKVHLRPAQFHGEWNYTIKPHSSKI
- a CDS encoding IS3 family transposase (programmed frameshift); translated protein: MGQIRKRHSAAFKAKVALEAAKQQKMVSELAKEHQVHPVQISQWKKQLLDGIEGLFEPASAPRRPDPDKLQAELYEQIGRLQMELSWVEKKLGADAAARRLLIEPDHPGLSVRRQCQLLGINRSGLYYEPATESEANLRLMRMIDEQYLRTPFYGSRRMAAHLTALGEPVNRKRAQRLMTTMGLEAIYPRPRTTTRSPDHKIYPYLLRDVTIDRCDQVWSTDVTYLPLEGGYMFLAAVIDWHSRFVLSWRLSNTLDGRFCLEALEAALGGGRPEVFNTDQGSQFTARALTGRLEEAGVAVSMDGRGRALDNVFIERLWRSLKYEEVYLKSYRDVMEMEAGLGGWFSFYNHERPHQALGYRTPADVYRGAAAVGP